One Aegilops tauschii subsp. strangulata cultivar AL8/78 chromosome 7, Aet v6.0, whole genome shotgun sequence genomic window carries:
- the LOC109751868 gene encoding ras-related protein RABA4d, producing the protein MEEDYVFKVVVIGDSGVGKTQLLGRFTRGDFCLDSKSTIGIEFQTRTVDIAGRRVKAQIWDTAGQERYRAVTSAYYRGALGAMLVYDVTRRDSFSHAARWVAELRAHADKSIVVALVGNKADLTAAAPGRREVGAEEAEAFAEEQGLFFYEASALSGDNVEAAFLGLLEEIHAAVSRKPLEAARGNGDGDDDVLVLKGISLSQELSMMETSAMKTPSREQENRHREFEGMPLGRCLYRGTPVQRTDATVAKATACG; encoded by the exons ATGGAGGAGGACTACGTGTTCAAGGTGGTGGTGATCGGCGACTCGGGGGTGGGGAAGACGCAGCTGCTGGGGCGCTTCACGCGGGGCGACTTCTGCCTCGACTCCAAGTCCACCATCGGCATCGAGTTCCAGACGCGCACCGTCGACATCGCCGGCCGCCGCGTCAAGGCCCAGATATGGGACACCGCCGGCCAGGAGCGCTACCGGGCCGTCACCAGCGCCTACTACCGGGGCGCGCTGGGCGCCATGCTCGTCTACGACGTCACGCGCCGGGACAGCTTCAGCCACGCCGCCAGGTGGGTCGCCGAGCTCCGCGCCCACGCCGACAAGTCCATCGTCGTCGCGCTCGTCGGCAACAAGgccgacctcaccgccgccgcgccggggCGCCGCGAGGTGGGGGCCGAAGAGGCCGAGGCCTTCGCCGAGGAGCAGGGGCTCTTCTTCTACGAGGCGTCCGCGCTGAGCGGCGACAACGTCGAGGCCGCCTTCCTCGGCCTGCTCGAGGAGATCCACGCCGCCGTGTCCAGGAAGCCGCTGGAGGCGGCGAGAGGCAACGGTGATGGCGACGACGACGTCCTGGTGCTCAAGGGCATTTCTCTGTCTCAAGAGCTCTCCATGATGGAGACCAGCGCCATGAAAACACCAAGCAG AGAACAAGAGAATAGGCACAGAGAG TTTGAGGGGATGCCACTAGGGAGGTGTCTGTACAGAGGGACGCCTGTCCAGCGAACCGACGCGACAGTTGCCAAAGCAACTGCCTGCGGTTAG